A region from the Plutella xylostella chromosome 6, ilPluXylo3.1, whole genome shotgun sequence genome encodes:
- the LOC119694191 gene encoding plasminogen activator inhibitor 2, macrophage-like has product MRLLVVLSCLVLAARAQIGSGLAGLAGGGFQGIANAVTSSFNKNDCSRDVTEDFRRVLYDFSTRLYKQVAKRSDDHFALTQYSVWLSLAGIAEALEGPKQQALLTALGLPEAKCLRQKYYSIASGLEQEGEDVTLLRRRYLMVQPDATLPAEWKKQTAGLLQTCSSEPSEAAFQMLRLSAKPKPATALLGDSLDYAALWTTAFPSASIKRNQPFYDDNGKQIGTVDMMTTKRRVKLAHLPILNAKVLELPVGKDGRYSMLMLINLGPFPIRNTIEIFMNTIIVDIMKFMQESLVPLEVSIPMFSLTSEFGLREALEAVGVRDIWGEAGVLPAPKEYYQRVTVNITSEGVGEESKGGTPGLGSLGGFGSAFGSVVGAATGLAAAVGRDFVANRPFMFGLVDGVTQTCLFTGAFSKPQQQ; this is encoded by the coding sequence ATGCGTTTGCTAGTGGTACTGTCATGTTTAGTCTTAGCTGCGCGGGCGCAGATCGGCTCAGGCCTCGCGGGGCTAGCGGGCGGCGGGTTTCAAGGCATCGCCAACGCTGTGACGTCATCATTCAACAAGAACGACTGCTCCCGTGACGTCACTGAAGACTTTCGTCGCGTGCTCTACGATTTCTCCACACGACTGTACAAGCAAGTCGCCAAACGATCCGATGACCACTTCGCTCTCACGCAATATAGTGTATGGCTGTCCCTAGCTGGTATAGCTGAAGCATTAGAAGGGCCGAAGCAACAGGCTTTGTTAACAGCTCTAGGGTTGCCAGAAGCGAAGTGTCTCCGCCAGAAATACTACTCAATAGCATCGGGATTGGAGCAGGAAGGTGAAGACGTGACCCTACTGCGAAGAAGATACCTGATGGTGCAGCCCGACGCCACACTGCCAGCGGAATGGAAGAAACAGACAGCGGGATTACTACAGACATGTTCTTCCGAGCCATCCGAAGCGGCTTTCCAAATGCTACGCCTCAGTGCGAAACCAAAACCAGCTACGGCACTCCTAGGAGACTCCTTGGACTACGCAGCTTTGTGGACCACCGCTTTCCCTTCGGCCAGTATCAAGAGAAACCAGCCCTTCTATGACGACAACGGCAAGCAAATAGGAACAGTCGACATGATGACTACGAAAAGACGCGTGAAATTGGCTCATCTCCCGATCCTCAATGCGAAAGTGTTAGAGCTACCGGTCGGCAAAGACGGCCGCTACAGCATGCTCATGCTAATCAACCTTGGACCTTTCCCCATAAGGAATACGATCGAGATCTTCATGAACACAATCATTGTAGACATCATGAAGTTTATGCAGGAGAGCTTGGTCCCTCTGGAAGTTTCCATTCCGATGTTCAGTTTGACTTCGGAGTTTGGGCTTCGGGAGGCTTTAGAGGCGGTAGGGGTTAGGGATATTTGGGGAGAAGCGGGGGTGTTGCCGGCGCCGAAAGAGTATTACCAACGGGTTACTGTTAATATAACTTCAGAAGGGGTAGGGGAGGAATCCAAGGGTGGAACCCCTGGGTTGGGTTCCCTCGGTGGGTTTGGGTCAGCGTTTGGGTCAGTAGTGGGGGCAGCGACGGGtttggcggcggcggtgggaCGTGACTTCGTGGCTAACAGACCCTTCATGTTCGGCCTTGTGGACGGAGTGACGCAGACTTGCCTGTTCACTGGCGCGTTTTCTAAGCCTCAGCAGCAGTAA